In Cydia strobilella chromosome 8, ilCydStro3.1, whole genome shotgun sequence, one DNA window encodes the following:
- the LOC134743557 gene encoding acidic leucine-rich nuclear phosphoprotein 32 family member A isoform X2, with translation MEKRVALELRGRNPSQVKELNLDNCRSTNVVGLTDEYTNLEILSLNNVGLTTLKGFPTLPKLRKLELSDNRISNGLNFLSGCKKLTHLNFSGNKIKDLETLKPLEEFKNLKNLDLFNNDVTNIDDYRNKVFALHPALKYLDGLDKEDREAEDSDAEEEDEMNGNNDSEEDGSEVEEEEDDDEDDGEISLSAVYNENLEEESSDSSVYEGSEDEEEDDDDDEEIDADHKAKIDGEDADGEPEESTRGKKRKHDDDEEN, from the exons ATGGAAAAGAGAGTCGCCTTGGAATTACGGGGAAGAAACCCTTCACAG GTCAAGGAATTGAACCTTGATAACTGCAGGAGCACCAATGTTGTTGGTCTCACAGATGAATACACAAACCTCGAAATTTTAAGCCTTAACAACGTTGGGCTTACAACTCTCAAAGGATTCCCCACACTTCCCAAACTGAGGAAATTAGAACTCTCTGATAACAGAATATCAAATGGACTAAATTTCCTCAGCGGCTGCAAAAAACTTACACATCTGAACTTCTCGGGTAACAAAATCAAGGATTTGGAAACACTGAAACCATTGGAGGAATTTAAAAATCTAAAGAACCTAGACCTCTTTAACAATGATGTTACTAATATTGACGACTACAGGAACAAGGTGTTCGCCTTACACCCAGCTCTAAAATATTTAGATGG CCTGGACAAGGAAGATCGGGAGGCTGAAGACAGTGATGCTGAGGAAGAGGATGAAATGAACGGGAATAATGATAGTGAGGAGGATG GGTCCGAAGTGGAGGAGGAAGAGGACGATGACGAAGATGACGGTGAGATCTCGCTAAGTGCAGTCTACAATGAAAACCTTG aGGAGGAGAGCTCCGACAGCTCCGTGTACGAGGGCTCGGAGGATGAGGAGGAAGATGACGACGATGACGAGGAGATTGACGCGGATCACAAGGCAAAGATAG
- the LOC134743557 gene encoding acidic leucine-rich nuclear phosphoprotein 32 family member A isoform X1, with protein sequence MEKRVALELRGRNPSQVKELNLDNCRSTNVVGLTDEYTNLEILSLNNVGLTTLKGFPTLPKLRKLELSDNRISNGLNFLSGCKKLTHLNFSGNKIKDLETLKPLEEFKNLKNLDLFNNDVTNIDDYRNKVFALHPALKYLDGLDKEDREAEDSDAEEEDEMNGNNDSEEDDVDIDLGLLVIDDAPSDRPPESRSSLPVVLYTIYGLLFHMGYLTKRSEVEEEEDDDEDDGEISLSAVYNENLEEESSDSSVYEGSEDEEEDDDDDEEIDADHKAKIDGEDADGEPEESTRGKKRKHDDDEEN encoded by the exons ATGGAAAAGAGAGTCGCCTTGGAATTACGGGGAAGAAACCCTTCACAG GTCAAGGAATTGAACCTTGATAACTGCAGGAGCACCAATGTTGTTGGTCTCACAGATGAATACACAAACCTCGAAATTTTAAGCCTTAACAACGTTGGGCTTACAACTCTCAAAGGATTCCCCACACTTCCCAAACTGAGGAAATTAGAACTCTCTGATAACAGAATATCAAATGGACTAAATTTCCTCAGCGGCTGCAAAAAACTTACACATCTGAACTTCTCGGGTAACAAAATCAAGGATTTGGAAACACTGAAACCATTGGAGGAATTTAAAAATCTAAAGAACCTAGACCTCTTTAACAATGATGTTACTAATATTGACGACTACAGGAACAAGGTGTTCGCCTTACACCCAGCTCTAAAATATTTAGATGG CCTGGACAAGGAAGATCGGGAGGCTGAAGACAGTGATGCTGAGGAAGAGGATGAAATGAACGGGAATAATGATAGTGAGGAGGATG ATGTGGACATAGATTTGGGTCTGCTGGTGATTGACGATGCGCCCTCAGATAGGCCGCCAGAGAGCAGATCCTCTCTTCCTGTTGTATTGTACACAATTTACGGCCTACTATTTCACATGGGGTATCTTACCAAAA GGTCCGAAGTGGAGGAGGAAGAGGACGATGACGAAGATGACGGTGAGATCTCGCTAAGTGCAGTCTACAATGAAAACCTTG aGGAGGAGAGCTCCGACAGCTCCGTGTACGAGGGCTCGGAGGATGAGGAGGAAGATGACGACGATGACGAGGAGATTGACGCGGATCACAAGGCAAAGATAG